The DNA sequence TCTCGACTATATGTCGATGACGACATTCAACGGTGTCATTTTGTTGGTGAAAATATGGACAAGTGACCCTATGCGTAATTCCTAATTTCTGAAAAATGGTTTTGAGGGGATGAAATTCACCACCCCAATCGgtttgaaatgaaatgatgttAGTGGAGAAGAAATTTGTAACTCACTGAACAAACGCAAGAACAATCGAAGACACATTGGATTTAGATTGTAAGGTAAACTgccatatatatttagtatgatcATCAACTATGGATAGATAATATTGGCAACCAATGGAAGATAAAACTGGGGCTGGGCCCCATacatcaaaaaacaaaagattaaaGGGCTTCGGAGACCGGGTTGGGGAAGATGGATGAGGGAGCGTGGCCTTGGCCTAGACACACATTGTGCAGTGGCGAAGCCCATTATTGGAGTGCGGTAAGTGAAAGCTAGAGATGGTTAAGGTAGTGATTCGAGGGGAAGGATGTCCTAAGCGAAGATGCCAGAGATGAGCTGTGTTGTGGGAACTGATGAATGCTTGAAGgggtgatgatgatgaaggtGAAGTTGATGCCGTGGAGGAGGGTAGAACGTACAAATTTTGCTCAACAGGACCCCAAGGCAGCACCGCCTGGGTACAAGAAACCTTCACAACAACAAAATTAGCATGAAATTCAAAGTAAGCATGATTATCAAGATAAAATTGTTGAACATAAAGTAAATTTTGACAGAGAGAAGGAACATGAAGGAGTTGGTTTAAGGGATAGTTTCCAGTGAGGGAGCTGAGTTGAGCAGAGTCGACATTTTGGATGGGCAAGGAGGAGCCATCATCGATGCTGATTTGGTTTGAGCCCTAGTAAGGTGACGATCCAAGGTTCAGATTAGTGTACTCGGGAGTGAAATGATGCGTGGCATCTGTGTCAGGGAACCACGAATTCATCAATGTAGAAGGGGGCAACACTGTGGAGTTGGCAGCCAAGGAGGAGGGAGCCGATGCCTGATAAGAGTGGTCAAAGCGATATTAATAGTTAATCGCTAGGTGACCAAGCTTGTTGCACACTTGACACGTGGGGTGATGAGGAGAAAAATTTTGGTTGGGTTGAGAAGGGCCACGAGGACCAGAGTAGCCCCCACGATGGAAACCGTGACCTTGACGTCCCCCACGATGAGAGGAAAAGCATCAACAAGGGGAAAATTAGGGGGAATTTGGTGGTCGGAGTCCTGTAAAATTAGCTGATAGAGAAGATCCCGAGAGGAGAGCTTGAGTTTGATGGGAGAGACGAGACTCGTGAGTAAACAGAGAGCTACATAGTTGATGGATGGAAATAGGATCTGCTTTGGTAGTGAGGGAAGTGACTAGAGATTCATAGTCTGTACCTAAGCCCATGAAAAGGCAAATGGTGAATTCAAGATCGAAGAGAGGGTGGCCAGCAGCATCAAGAGAGGATGCAAGGTTTTTGGTCTTGTTGAAATACTCAGCCATGGTTTTAGAACCTTTCTTTAATGTGGCCAGTTGGTATTTGGTATGCATGATGTGAGCAGAAGATTGGgctgaaaaaatattttggagagTAGTCCATACTTCGTGGGAAGTAGAACAGTCAAGAACTTGAGTAAGAAGAGATTCAGATAGGGAAGAGGTGAGTGCCAAGATGATGAGTTGATCTTGAATGAGCCATTAGGAGTGAGCAAGGTTAGGTTTATCATTGATAGTGAGGGCCATCTACATATCCAAAAACTTGGTGTCCTTTGAGGAAGGGGACTATTTGGGCCTTCCAAAGTATATAGTTCTCTAGAGTGAGTTTGAGAGTAATAGAGTGAGAGACAGCAGTGGTGATGGAGGAAGGAATGGGGGGAAGGGGATTTTTCTCAAGGGATTCCATGGTTTGGGCAGACGTGGGTCTTTAGGCTCTAGATACCATATTGAAATACTGAAGGAAGGTGTGCATACTACCTGTTTGTACAAATTCCATAGTGGGGAAACAGAAGCAGTGATTCTAGAAATATTCCTCTCTTTTCATTGATTTCATTTACACAATGAGTAGTCCTTTTATAGACAAGTGATGACCAATACAAAGTACAtcttctaatgaaaatatgaCAGCTGTACTAAACGTTACAAAGAATATTCTAGAACTTGTACAAAAATCATTCTTTCAAGCCATGCTTTCTGGAGgaattgttttctatttttgattCTTGTTGTGAGGGCTCTATAGCCTTAATACGAGTAATATGAAAAGAAGGTTATTGTCTACTTACCTTGTCAATTAATGTAATATACAATTAATGACACGCAAAATGGAGAAAATCATCACCTTCTTGTGTAATAGgagaataaatattataacttcTAGCATCCCTCGCTACAATAGTAGGGCCTACGTACGTTAATAGCCACACTCAGCCTCAATATGAGCATTTTTCTAAAGATAGATTTGTGTTAgcattaggggtgtaaaaaaaaaaaaatcggtgaAAACAAAAACCTGTGAACTGGtagaccggaccaaaccggtgggATTGGTTCGGTCCCGAGTTTGGTTCAGTCCGgtaccggttttatttttcttaaaaccggtcaaaatcggtccggttccgattttttttttctaaaaccggaccggttcttatatatataatttaattttttctattgtacataatttttatatataatatataattatatataaaatagttttttttatataatatactacaatatattatcactatagtattatatactataatgtactatattatatatatatataaatatatatattatattctatataatatagtacattaaaatcaaaaaacTGGACCGGATACCGATAAAATTGTACCAGTTTATGAGGGTAATCAGTGTGTAATCGGTTTTAGAAAATGTAAAATTGGTACATACCAGTTCGAttataaattttgttcaaaaccagaccggttacacccctatttAGCATAACCTTaatttcattatttgattaaggACATAATGATATAAAGTCAACGTAACTTGACATTGCCCTAAAATCAACATTCTTAATGTTTTCTGAAAGAAACGTGAAGAAAAGCAAAAATGGTGTGCCACTAAATATTTTTTGCTTATAAACACGTACAAGTAGCTAggtaaaataaaacccaaagaCATACATCTTTAGTACCATGAGTTTATCATATATTTGGTTGATATGGGGATATTCTTGCATGTAGAAAGTATCAGTAGCAGTGAAGTCCAGACTAGTCTAATAGTGTACTGGTGGAGCTCCAAATGGTTGATATGTGGATATTCCCGCATGTATCCGGTCATGGATAAAAGAGTCTTTATGTTATAAAACTTGCCATACGTAAAAAACTTTCCATATACGCTCTGCTAGGGTTCGTGTTTGGTCTCCGCTAGGTGGTCTCATCTGCTGCATGGCGGCCCCTGATGGCCCGCCGCCCATGGCAGCCCCGGCCAGGTCCTTCGCCGATCTCATCTCTGCAGTGCCTCAACCACTACCGGAGATGGAGGTCCCTTTCCATCAGCCAAAAACCATCGACGGTGAACTGGTTTTCACGTTTTCAGTGGAGGAGATTGAGAAACTTGCACAGCCGTTTCTGTTTTCCATTGTTCTGAAATTCCTCCGGCAAAGGCCATCTTTAGATGCAGTTAGAGCCTTCATCCGAAATCGGTGGGGGTTGTCCAGCATGCCTATTGTTTCAGCGATGCAGCGTCCACGCCATGTCTTCGTTCGGATGGCTAACGAGATGGACTTCAATAAGGCCCTGTCCAGAGAATCTTGTGAGGTAAATGGCATCTTCTACCGGCCTTTTGCATGGACACCAAAATTTGATGAAGACTATGAACCACCGTGTGTACCGGTTTGGGTGTTCTTGCCTGGGCTTCCACCGAGTTTTTACCAGCCTTCAGTTTTAAAGATGATCACAGCTCCCATTGGCAGGTTTATTAGATGTGATAATTCCACTACGTGTGCTACGCGTACAGATGGTGCTCGGATATGTCTGGAAGTAGACTCTTCAAAGGCTCCGATTAATTACTTTTGGATCGGTAAGCCTGGGGTCCCGAGAAGTAGACGGCAGGAGATTATTTTCAAGACGTTGCCGGCATATTGCTCCAGATGTAAATGTCAAGGACACAATGCTCAAACTTGCTGCAAGGATTCCGATCAGAAGAAGCAGACGAAAGCCTCAAAGAAATGGGTAAAAATAGATGTGAAGCCTTCGGAAGATAGGGTGACCGATCCTGTGATTTCGTGCAATGCCGAGAAAGAGATGCAACAGGAAGTTTTGGTGCATCAGGAAGTTGCTGCAGTGGTCGAGAGTCCCCTTACGTTGAAGGCTGACCTTGGTGGGAAGGAGGTCTTGGATGATGCAACTGGAAATGGGAACGTTGATAGCATGGAGGTGCAGCGTACTCAGGTGCACCAGCATGAAAAAGCCACGGTTTATGTAGGGGAGCCGAGTTCCTATAAGGATCAAGAGTTGGAGCATGGTGTGGGTTTGATGAGGGAAACGTGTGTGGCGAAAGGTGCTGGTTCGGTTTTGGGTATCACAGATAAGGAAGGGAGGTCTAACGATATTCCTCTTTTTCAAGTCACGGAACTTATGGAGGATGGGTCCAGTTTGCATGATGAGAATATGTTACAGGAGAAAGATGACGAGAATGTGGATAACTTGATCTCTACCGGATGCAATGATGAGGGCAATAAAGAGTTGGCTGCTGAAACACAATCGGATCATGAAGTTGAGAGAGTCTCTATGAAAGAGGATATGCAAAAAGATTATTCCACGGACTCGGAAGACATGACTAAAAATGCAGGTAAGTTTCTGAAAAGAAACTCTACCCGGGCTATTACTCGTcctaaaaagttgaatttatgattagtccaATTCTATTTTGGAACATACGGGGAGTTCGCTCTTCCAAGTTGAGGTTGaggaatattattaaaaaatttaagccGAATATTATTGCTTTGGCTGAGCCTTTTTTGAGGGAAGATAAGATAACTACTCTCTTGGGAAAGTATAATTGTAATAGTTTTGTCACTAATGAGAGGCATAGTGGGAAAATTTGGTTGTTGTGGAACTCTGAGATATCTATATAGTGGTTGAATGGGTCGAACCAATTTGTTTCTGTGAAAGTTGAGGAGAACGGGTTTgtttttattctcactatcgtCTATGCTAAGTGCAACCCTGTTGAAAGGAAGAATCTTTGGGAAGATCTGGTTGAGACGAGTAATGGAAATCTTCCGTGGATTCTCTGCGGCGATTTCAACATCATAAGAGAGGATTCGGAACGACAGGGGGGACTCCCTCGACCTTTTAATGCTATGGGGGATTTCAATATTTGCCTTCAAAACTGCGGGGTTATGGATATGAGATCACAAGGCGCGTTGATGACCTGGTGTAATGGCCAAAGCGGCTTGGCTCGTAGTTGGGCAAGGTTAGATCGTTGCTTtcttaattctaattttcttaattgtttTCCTAACGTCTTTTCTCAGGTTTTGTCTCGTTCTACCTCTGATCACTCTCCTTTAGTGATTCAAATAGGTGAGGACCCGTTCAGGTATGGGCCTAGCCCTTTTCGTTTCCAATTTATGTGGACTGACCATGCAGATTTCCTTAGTTTCGTGGAGGGGAATTGGAATCAAGATGGGCTTGGTTCTGGTCTTTTTAAGTTATCCTTTACGCTTAAAAGACTTAAGGTGGCACTTAGGGATTGGAATCAACGTGTTTTTGGGAGAACAGATGTGATTATCAAAGATATTGAGCAGCGCATTGATCGCCTGGATAATAGCCTTCAGAACTCTTATTCTATTGAGGATGATAATGATCTCTTGGCTGCCAATTTGGAACTCTTAACTTGGAAGGGTCGGGAAAACATTCGTCTGTCTCATATGGCTAAGAAAAGATGGTTGATAGATGGggataataattcaaaatttttccatGCTTATTTGAATGCTAAAAATCATAAGAGGGTTACTGATATGTTTCTTGCAGATGGTACTCATTTAAATAACCCTCTTGAGATTCATAAGGCCGCTGTTGAGTATTTTAAGCAGTTTTTGGGTGAGAATAGCCATTGTGAGTTTTCCAGTTTTCAGGATTTGATTTCCCCAGTGATTACCGCGGATGAGAATTTGATGCTTTGTAGTTCTCCTTCGATGGATGAAATTAAGGATGCTTTGTTCAGTATTCCTATTGACAGTAGCCTGGGTCCGGATGGTTTTGGTTCCGGT is a window from the Carya illinoinensis cultivar Pawnee chromosome 14, C.illinoinensisPawnee_v1, whole genome shotgun sequence genome containing:
- the LOC122293850 gene encoding uncharacterized protein LOC122293850, encoding MAAPDGPPPMAAPARSFADLISAVPQPLPEMEVPFHQPKTIDGELVFTFSVEEIEKLAQPFLFSIVLKFLRQRPSLDAVRAFIRNRWGLSSMPIVSAMQRPRHVFVRMANEMDFNKALSRESCEVNGIFYRPFAWTPKFDEDYEPPCVPVWVFLPGLPPSFYQPSVLKMITAPIGRFIRCDNSTTCATRTDGARICLEVDSSKAPINYFWIGKPGVPRSRRQEIIFKTLPAYCSRCKCQGHNAQTCCKDSDQKKQTKASKKWVKIDVKPSEDRVTDPVISCNAEKEMQQEVLVHQEVAAVVESPLTLKADLGGKEVLDDATGNGNVDSMEVQRTQVHQHEKATVYVGEPSSYKDQELEHGVGLMRETCVAKGAGSVLGITDKEGRSNDIPLFQVTELMEDGSSLHDENMLQEKDDENVDNLISTGCNDEGNKELAAETQSDHEVERVSMKEDMQKDYSTDSEDMTKNAVEENGFVFILTIVYAKCNPVERKNLWEDLVETSNGNLPWILCGDFNIIREDSERQGGLPRPFNAMGDFNICLQNCGVMDMRSQGALMTWCNGQSGLARSWARLDRCFLNSNFLNCFPNVFSQVLSRSTSDHSPLVIQIGEDPFRYGPSPFRFQFMWTDHADFLSFVEGNWNQDGLGSGLFKLSFTLKRLKVALRDWNQRVFGRTDVIIKDIEQRIDRLDNSLQNSYSIEDDNDLLAANLELLTWKGRENIRLSHMAKKRWLIDGDNNSKFFHAYLNAKNHKRVTDMFLADGTHLNNPLEIHKAAVEYFKQFLGENSHCEFSSFQDLISPVITADENLMLCSSPSMDEIKDALFSIPIDSSLGPDGFGSGFFRSCWEIVKANLLEAVSEFFQHQLLPGYYSASFIVLIPKVESPTGFDKFRPISLCSVVYKICAKILVGRLTNVLPKMISQEQGAFIPGRSIF